One Corynebacterium efficiens YS-314 DNA segment encodes these proteins:
- a CDS encoding metallophosphoesterase, producing the protein MATTWFTSDLHLGHRFLAELRGFPTTDDHDGVILDNLTAAVRPGDTLWVLGDLSSGRSEAEERALGLIDEHLPGIVKHLVPGNHDSCHPLFRNAYKRQRRFLEVFDSVQAFQKMRWDGEDVYLSHFPRPGQDHVGMSSRYDDLRLTVPHLIHGHLHSTFPVTGRGQVDVGVEAWGLKPVPQEILCETLWGSLSRYPD; encoded by the coding sequence ATGGCTACGACGTGGTTCACCTCCGACCTCCACCTGGGGCACCGCTTTCTCGCCGAGCTGCGCGGTTTTCCCACCACGGATGACCATGATGGGGTGATCCTTGACAACCTCACGGCAGCGGTGCGCCCGGGGGATACCCTCTGGGTGCTCGGGGACCTGTCCAGTGGACGCTCCGAGGCGGAGGAGCGGGCGTTGGGGCTTATCGACGAACACCTGCCCGGCATCGTCAAGCACCTGGTCCCCGGAAATCATGATTCCTGCCACCCGCTCTTCAGAAACGCCTACAAACGCCAGCGGCGCTTCCTGGAGGTCTTCGACTCCGTGCAGGCCTTCCAGAAGATGAGGTGGGACGGCGAGGACGTCTATCTGAGCCATTTCCCGCGCCCCGGACAGGACCATGTGGGGATGTCCTCCCGGTATGACGATCTGCGTCTGACTGTTCCCCATCTGATCCACGGGCATCTCCACTCCACATTCCCGGTCACCGGCCGGGGCCAGGTGGATGTCGGTGTTGAGGCATGGGGTCTCAAACCTGTTCCCCAGGAGATCCTGTGTGAAACCCTATGGGGCTCCCTGTCCCGGTATCCTGACTGA
- a CDS encoding three-helix bundle dimerization domain-containing protein → MATKTTALRAIKADPLWSVREDLHARFDGLVEPHLVDRVLDSIAANRDAKITVFSKIFIEREATAALQNMAGTVDGGLLDFIALNRGDMAA, encoded by the coding sequence ATGGCTACCAAGACCACCGCACTCCGCGCGATCAAGGCCGATCCGCTGTGGAGCGTCCGCGAGGACCTGCATGCACGCTTCGACGGCCTCGTCGAGCCTCATCTCGTCGACAGGGTTCTCGATTCCATCGCTGCCAACCGTGATGCCAAGATCACCGTGTTCAGCAAGATCTTCATCGAGCGGGAGGCCACCGCCGCCCTCCAGAACATGGCGGGAACCGTCGATGGCGGTCTCCTTGACTTCATCGCCCTCAACCGGGGCGACATGGCAGCATAG